A genomic stretch from Octopus sinensis linkage group LG14, ASM634580v1, whole genome shotgun sequence includes:
- the LOC115218805 gene encoding gastrula zinc finger protein XlCGF57.1: protein MHSEKKQFPCEFCSKFFSKGSDLRRHVRTHTGEKPFFCEECGKSFTRNSSLKRHVKTHEEINMLIANNYIEKYTEDSVSVKDVEKTSDYANHFLRVENSFTGERVYTVDIRDIDLDDELELKEQEEKEQLAEEEEEEEEDEEEEEEEEEEVAEDSDKDVIIIEDQPAEEPPGYIQVWYDDGRIDSPELIADKQSQSPDAGKLHQCVVCWECFLDKSDLKRHSRMHIGITQFPCIFCGREFSKGSDLRRHIRTHTGEKPFHCNMCSMSFARNCSLKRHVKTHTENATQDLISAKQSFPGEFYNKKPVKAPSNGNSYQCEICGRAFSKCSNLQRHVRTHTGEKPFTCSVCGSSFTRNWHLKRHAKIHVTDKVINLEDKVIDLDEIADTISDNVVYQDDSPAITEVVLYHCDICKKDFSIRSDLKRHLRIHTGEKPFQCDICGRSFARKYGLKRHSKIHKETQLCRCDLCDMYFEDNDSLKCHLKCHTAASEKEKEENILKNVMKVFAKGKSFYCQLCNKTFSKNSDLKRHVRTHTGEKPFVCTICTRGFARNCSLKRHLKTHRDSNLINWTVLSPDTLETLKEEEP from the exons ATGCATTCCGAGAAGAAGCAATTTCCCTGTGAGTTTTGTAGCAAGTTTTTCTCGAAGGGGTCCGATCTACGAAGGCATGTCCGGACTCACACCGGGGAAAAGCCGTTCTTTTGTGAAGAGTGCGGAAAGAGTTTTACCCGGAACTCCAGCCTCAAGCGGCATGTGAAGACCCACGAGGAGATCAACATGTTAATTGCCAATAATTACATTGAGAAATACACCGAGGATTCGGTTTCCGTTAAAGACGTGGAGAAAACCTCAGACTATGCCAACCATTTCCTGCGTGTCGAGAACTCCTTCACAGGTGAACGAGTGTATACAGTGGACATTAGGGACATAGATCTGGACGATGAATTAGAGTTGAAAGAACAAGAAGAGAAAGAACAGCTagcagaggaggaagaagaggaggaggaggacgaggaggaggaggaggaagaggaagaggaggtagCTGAGGACAGTGATAAGGATGTGATTATTATTGAAGATCAACCAGCGGAGGAACCACCTGGTTATATACAAGTTTGGTACGATGACGGAAGAATAGATTCCCCTGAACTTATTGCTGATAAACAATCGCAGAGCCCGGATGCGGGTAAACTGCATCAGTGCGTGGTTTGCTGGGAGTGTTTCCTCGATAAATCAGACTTGAAGAGACACTCAAGGATGCACATTGGCATCACTCAATTCCCGTGCATATTCTGTGGTAGGGAATTCTCCAAAGGTTCCGACTTGCGCAGGCACATCCGCACACATAccggggagaagccatttcattgcaACATGTGCAGCATGAGTTTTGCCAGGAACTGCAGCCTAAAGCGACATGTTAAGACACATACGGAAAACGCAACACAGGATCTAATCAGTGCGAAGCAGAGTTTTCCTGGtgaattttacaataaaaaacCTGTGAAAGCCCCGAGTAATGGGAACTCCTATCAGTGTGAGATCTGTGGCCGAGCTTTTTCAAAGTGTTCAAATTTGCAAAGACATGTGCGGACGCATACAGGGGAAAAGCCGTTTACCTGTAGTGTGTGCGGTTCCAGTTTTACCAGAAATTGGCACCTGAAGCGCCACGCCAAAATTCACGTTACGGACAAAGTGATAAACTTGGAGGATAAAGTGATAGATTTAGATGAAATTGCAGACACAATATCAGATAATGTAGTTTACCAAGATGACAGTCCGGCGATAACTGAAGTGGTCCTTTACCACTGTGATATATGCAAAAAAGATTTCTCGATACGCTCTGACTTGAAAAGACACCTTAGAAtccacacaggtgagaaacctttCCAGTGTGACATATGTGGTCGAAGCTTTGCACGTAAGTACGGTTTGAAGCGGCACAGcaaaatacataaagaaacacAGCTTTGCAGGTGTGACCTTTGCGATATGTACTTTGAAGATAACGACAGCTTAAAATGCCACCTGAAGTGTCATACAGCTGCCAgcgagaaggagaaggaagaaaatattCTCAAAAATGTGATGAAAGTGTTTGCGAAAGGGAAGTCGTTTTATTGTCAGTTGTGTAAcaagacattttcaaaaaactcCGACTTGAAGCGGCACGTGAGGACCCACACTGGGGAAAAACCGTTTGTTTGTACGATTTGTACTCGTGGTTTCGCAAGGAACTGCAGCTTAAAAAGACATTTGAAAACTCATCGTGATAGTAATCTCATCAACTGGACCGTATTGTCACCGGACACATTGGAAACTCTGAAAGAAG AAGAACCCTGA